A stretch of the Takifugu flavidus isolate HTHZ2018 chromosome 1, ASM371156v2, whole genome shotgun sequence genome encodes the following:
- the si:ch211-39i22.1 gene encoding skin secretory protein xP2 isoform X7, producing the protein MMSYLWILLLGSLLTASVHAQDYAAQMEATAAPEVPATVNAPNAGEPDADTEVGEKTEEVKPETEPNADPELEADKPNGDLGVEDSGAEVPADTGAEVPADTGAEVPADTGAEVPADTGAEVPADTGAEVPADTGAEVPADTGAEVPADTGAEVPADTGAEVPADTGAEVPVDTGVEVPVDTGVEVPADTGAEVPTDTGAEVPASTDTGAEVPADTGAEVPADTGAEVPADTGAEVPVPADTGAEVPVDTGVEVPVDTGVEVPADTGAEVPADTGAEVPASADTGAEVPADEDTDATKLQKESDRKEEADATGQDGAQAGTEIKADEDGVSAPDTSGSDIKEPVEPKNPGSEVIVPEIRTGVNAAVPADEGFNLEDALAAGVDDSSQAGKSSNLETGARAAGATGDAETPEGKEASSGPLAGVLTAIIVAAIGAVVGYFTYQQKKLCFKSRQEADPEAARKADPAEAQSEPQVLSNLLDQQ; encoded by the exons ATTATGCAGCACAAATGGAGGcgacagcagctccagaggttCCGGCCACGGTAAATGCTCCAAATGCTGGAGAACCAGATGCAGACACTGAAGTTGGAGAGAAAACCGAG GAAGTAAAACCGGAGACTGAACCCAACGCTGACCCTGAATTAGAAGCTGATAAACCAAATGGAGATTTGGGTGTAGAGGACTCAGGAGCAGAGGTTCCTGCAGACACTGGAGCCGAGGTTCCTGCAGACACTGGAGCCGAGGTTCCTGCAGACACTGGAGCCGaggttcctgcagacacaggagCAGAGGTTCCTGCAGACACTGGAGCCGaggttcctgcagacacaggagcagaggttcctgcagacactggtgcagaggttcctgcagacactggtgcagaggTTCCTGCAGATACAGGAGCAGAGGTTCCTGCAGATACAGGAGCAGAGGTTCCTGTAGACACTGGAGTAGAAGTTCCTGTAGACACTGGAGTAGAGGTTCCTGCAGATACAGGAGCAGAGGTTCCTACAGACACAggagcagaggttcctgctagCACCGATACAGGAGCAGAGGTTCCTGCAGATACAGGAGCAGAGGTTCCTGCAGATACAGGAGCAGAGGTTCCTGCAGATACAGGAGCAGAGGTTCCT gTTCCTGCAGATACAGGAGCAGAGGTTCCTGTAGACACTGGAGTAGAAGTTCCTGTAGACACTGGAGTAGAGGTTCCTGCAGACACTGgcgcagaggttcctgcagacacaggagcagaggttcctgctagcgcagacacaggagcagaggttcctgctgatGAAGACACAGATGCCACTAAATTACAAAAAGAATCag acaggaaagaggaagctGATGCAACAGGCCAGGACGGCGCACAAGCTGGGACGGAG ATCAAAGCCGACGAGGACGGCGTGTCAGCGCCGGATACTTCGGGATCAGACATTAAGGAGCCTGTGGAGCCAAAGAACCCTGGAAGCGAAGTGATCGTACCAGAGATCAGAACGGGGGTCAATGCAGCCGTCCCTGCAG ATGAAGGTTTCAACTTGGAAGATGCTTTAGCGGCTGGTGTGGACGACTCATCGCAGGCAGGAAAGAGCAGCAATCTGGAAACTGGAG CACGTGCTGCTGGCGCCACAGGAGATG CAGAGACGCCTGAAGGCAAGG AGGCCAGCTCTGGTCCGTTAGCGGGCGTCCTCACTGCAATCATCGTGGCGGCAATAGGAGCTGTCGTTGGATACTTCACCTACCAGCAGAAGAAACTGTGCTTTAAAAGCAGACAAG AAGCAGATCCTGAAGCTGCGCGCAAGGCTGATCCAGCAGAGGCTCAGTCAGAGCCCCAGg tccTTAGCAACCTGTTAGACCAGCAGTGA
- the si:ch211-39i22.1 gene encoding skin secretory protein xP2 isoform X2, with protein MMSYLWILLLGSLLTASVHAQDYAAQMEATAAPEVPATVNAPNAGEPDADTEVGEKTEEVKPETEPNADPELEADKPNGDLGVEDSGAEVPADTGAEVPADTGAEVPADTGAEVPADTGAEVPADTGAEVPADTGAEVPADTGAEVPADTGAEVPADTGAEVPADTGAEVPVDTGVEVPVDTGVEVPADTGAEVPTDTGAEVPASTDTGAEVPADTGAEVPADTGAEVPADTGAEVPVDTGVEVPVDTGVEVPADTGAEVPADTGAEVPADTGAEVPADTGAEVPASADTGAEVPADEDTDATKLQKESDRKEEADATGQDGAQAGTEIKADEDGVSAPDTSGSDIKEPVEPKNPGSEVIVPEIRTGVNAAVPADEGFNLEDALAAGVDDSSQAGKSSNLETGARAAGATGDAETPEGKEASSGPLAGVLTAIIVAAIGAVVGYFTYQQKKLCFKSRQEADPEAARKADPAEAQSEPQVLSNLLDQQ; from the exons ATTATGCAGCACAAATGGAGGcgacagcagctccagaggttCCGGCCACGGTAAATGCTCCAAATGCTGGAGAACCAGATGCAGACACTGAAGTTGGAGAGAAAACCGAG GAAGTAAAACCGGAGACTGAACCCAACGCTGACCCTGAATTAGAAGCTGATAAACCAAATGGAGATTTGGGTGTAGAGGACTCAGGAGCAGAGGTTCCTGCAGACACTGGAGCCGAGGTTCCTGCAGACACTGGAGCCGAGGTTCCTGCAGACACTGGAGCCGaggttcctgcagacacaggagCAGAGGTTCCTGCAGACACTGGAGCCGaggttcctgcagacacaggagcagaggttcctgcagacactggtgcagaggttcctgcagacactggtgcagaggTTCCTGCAGATACAGGAGCAGAGGTTCCTGCAGATACAGGAGCAGAGGTTCCTGTAGACACTGGAGTAGAAGTTCCTGTAGACACTGGAGTAGAGGTTCCTGCAGATACAGGAGCAGAGGTTCCTACAGACACAggagcagaggttcctgctagCACCGATACAGGAGCAGAGGTTCCTGCAGATACAGGAGCAGAGGTTCCTGCAGATACAGGAGCAGAGGTTCCTGCAGATACAGGAGCAGAGGTTCCTGTAGACACTGGAGTAGAGGTTCCTGTAGACACTGGAGTAGAGGTtcctgcagacactggtgcagaggTTCCTGCAGATACAGGAGCAGAG GTTCCTGCAGACACTGgcgcagaggttcctgcagacacaggagcagaggttcctgctagcgcagacacaggagcagaggttcctgctgatGAAGACACAGATGCCACTAAATTACAAAAAGAATCag acaggaaagaggaagctGATGCAACAGGCCAGGACGGCGCACAAGCTGGGACGGAG ATCAAAGCCGACGAGGACGGCGTGTCAGCGCCGGATACTTCGGGATCAGACATTAAGGAGCCTGTGGAGCCAAAGAACCCTGGAAGCGAAGTGATCGTACCAGAGATCAGAACGGGGGTCAATGCAGCCGTCCCTGCAG ATGAAGGTTTCAACTTGGAAGATGCTTTAGCGGCTGGTGTGGACGACTCATCGCAGGCAGGAAAGAGCAGCAATCTGGAAACTGGAG CACGTGCTGCTGGCGCCACAGGAGATG CAGAGACGCCTGAAGGCAAGG AGGCCAGCTCTGGTCCGTTAGCGGGCGTCCTCACTGCAATCATCGTGGCGGCAATAGGAGCTGTCGTTGGATACTTCACCTACCAGCAGAAGAAACTGTGCTTTAAAAGCAGACAAG AAGCAGATCCTGAAGCTGCGCGCAAGGCTGATCCAGCAGAGGCTCAGTCAGAGCCCCAGg tccTTAGCAACCTGTTAGACCAGCAGTGA
- the si:ch211-39i22.1 gene encoding skin secretory protein xP2 isoform X6 yields the protein MMSYLWILLLGSLLTASVHAQDYAAQMEATAAPEVPATVNAPNAGEPDADTEVGEKTEEVKPETEPNADPELEADKPNGDLGVEDSGAEVPADTGAEVPADTGAEVPADTGAEVPADTGAEVPADTGAEVPADTGAEVPADTGAEVPADTGAEVPADTGAEVPADTGAEVPVDTGVEVPVDTGVEVPADTGAEVPADTGAEVPADTGAEVPADTGAEVPVDTGVEVPVDTGVEVPADTGAEVPADTGAEVPVDTGVEVPVDTGVEVPADTGAEVPADTGAEVPASADTGAEVPADEDTDATKLQKESDRKEEADATGQDGAQAGTEIKADEDGVSAPDTSGSDIKEPVEPKNPGSEVIVPEIRTGVNAAVPADEGFNLEDALAAGVDDSSQAGKSSNLETGARAAGATGDAETPEGKEASSGPLAGVLTAIIVAAIGAVVGYFTYQQKKLCFKSRQEADPEAARKADPAEAQSEPQVLSNLLDQQ from the exons ATTATGCAGCACAAATGGAGGcgacagcagctccagaggttCCGGCCACGGTAAATGCTCCAAATGCTGGAGAACCAGATGCAGACACTGAAGTTGGAGAGAAAACCGAG GAAGTAAAACCGGAGACTGAACCCAACGCTGACCCTGAATTAGAAGCTGATAAACCAAATGGAGATTTGGGTGTAGAGGACTCAGGAGCAGAGGTTCCTGCAGACACTGGAGCCGAGGTTCCTGCAGACACTGGAGCCGAGGTTCCTGCAGACACTGGAGCCGaggttcctgcagacacaggagCAGAGGTTCCTGCAGACACTGGAGCCGaggttcctgcagacacaggagcagaggttcctgcagacactggtgcagaggttcctgcagacactggtgcagaggTTCCTGCAGATACAGGAGCAGAGGTTCCTGCAGATACAGGAGCAGAGGTTCCTGTAGACACTGGAGTAGAAGTTCCTGTAGACACTGGAGTAGAGGTTCCTGCAGATACAGGAGCAGAG GTTCCTGCAGATACAGGAGCAGAGGTTCCTGCAGATACAGGAGCAGAGGTTCCTGCAGATACAGGAGCAGAGGTTCCTGTAGACACTGGAGTAGAGGTTCCTGTAGACACTGGAGTAGAGGTtcctgcagacactggtgcagaggTTCCTGCAGATACAGGAGCAGAGGTTCCTGTAGACACTGGAGTAGAAGTTCCTGTAGACACTGGAGTAGAGGTTCCTGCAGACACTGgcgcagaggttcctgcagacacaggagcagaggttcctgctagcgcagacacaggagcagaggttcctgctgatGAAGACACAGATGCCACTAAATTACAAAAAGAATCag acaggaaagaggaagctGATGCAACAGGCCAGGACGGCGCACAAGCTGGGACGGAG ATCAAAGCCGACGAGGACGGCGTGTCAGCGCCGGATACTTCGGGATCAGACATTAAGGAGCCTGTGGAGCCAAAGAACCCTGGAAGCGAAGTGATCGTACCAGAGATCAGAACGGGGGTCAATGCAGCCGTCCCTGCAG ATGAAGGTTTCAACTTGGAAGATGCTTTAGCGGCTGGTGTGGACGACTCATCGCAGGCAGGAAAGAGCAGCAATCTGGAAACTGGAG CACGTGCTGCTGGCGCCACAGGAGATG CAGAGACGCCTGAAGGCAAGG AGGCCAGCTCTGGTCCGTTAGCGGGCGTCCTCACTGCAATCATCGTGGCGGCAATAGGAGCTGTCGTTGGATACTTCACCTACCAGCAGAAGAAACTGTGCTTTAAAAGCAGACAAG AAGCAGATCCTGAAGCTGCGCGCAAGGCTGATCCAGCAGAGGCTCAGTCAGAGCCCCAGg tccTTAGCAACCTGTTAGACCAGCAGTGA
- the si:ch211-39i22.1 gene encoding skin secretory protein xP2 isoform X13, whose protein sequence is MMSYLWILLLGSLLTASVHAQDYAAQMEATAAPEVPATVNAPNAGEPDADTEVGEKTEEVKPETEPNADPELEADKPNGDLGVEDSGAEVPADTGAEVPADTGAEVPADTGAEVPADTGAEVPADTGAEVPADTGAEVPADTGAEVPADTGAEVPADTGAEVPADTGAEVPVDTGVEVPVDTGVEVPADTGAEVPTDTGAEVPASTDTGAEVPADTGAEVPADTGAEVPADTGAEVPVPADTGAEVPVDTGVEVPADTGAEVPASADTGAEVPADEDTDATKLQKESDRKEEADATGQDGAQAGTEIKADEDGVSAPDTSGSDIKEPVEPKNPGSEVIVPEIRTGVNAAVPADEGFNLEDALAAGVDDSSQAGKSSNLETGARAAGATGDAETPEGKEASSGPLAGVLTAIIVAAIGAVVGYFTYQQKKLCFKSRQEADPEAARKADPAEAQSEPQVLSNLLDQQ, encoded by the exons ATTATGCAGCACAAATGGAGGcgacagcagctccagaggttCCGGCCACGGTAAATGCTCCAAATGCTGGAGAACCAGATGCAGACACTGAAGTTGGAGAGAAAACCGAG GAAGTAAAACCGGAGACTGAACCCAACGCTGACCCTGAATTAGAAGCTGATAAACCAAATGGAGATTTGGGTGTAGAGGACTCAGGAGCAGAGGTTCCTGCAGACACTGGAGCCGAGGTTCCTGCAGACACTGGAGCCGAGGTTCCTGCAGACACTGGAGCCGaggttcctgcagacacaggagCAGAGGTTCCTGCAGACACTGGAGCCGaggttcctgcagacacaggagcagaggttcctgcagacactggtgcagaggttcctgcagacactggtgcagaggTTCCTGCAGATACAGGAGCAGAGGTTCCTGCAGATACAGGAGCAGAGGTTCCTGTAGACACTGGAGTAGAAGTTCCTGTAGACACTGGAGTAGAGGTTCCTGCAGATACAGGAGCAGAGGTTCCTACAGACACAggagcagaggttcctgctagCACCGATACAGGAGCAGAGGTTCCTGCAGATACAGGAGCAGAGGTTCCTGCAGATACAGGAGCAGAGGTTCCTGCAGATACAGGAGCAGAGGTTCCT gTTCCTGCAGATACAGGAGCAGAGGTTCCTGTAGACACTGGAGTAGAA gttcctgcagacacaggagcagaggttcctgctagcgcagacacaggagcagaggttcctgctgatGAAGACACAGATGCCACTAAATTACAAAAAGAATCag acaggaaagaggaagctGATGCAACAGGCCAGGACGGCGCACAAGCTGGGACGGAG ATCAAAGCCGACGAGGACGGCGTGTCAGCGCCGGATACTTCGGGATCAGACATTAAGGAGCCTGTGGAGCCAAAGAACCCTGGAAGCGAAGTGATCGTACCAGAGATCAGAACGGGGGTCAATGCAGCCGTCCCTGCAG ATGAAGGTTTCAACTTGGAAGATGCTTTAGCGGCTGGTGTGGACGACTCATCGCAGGCAGGAAAGAGCAGCAATCTGGAAACTGGAG CACGTGCTGCTGGCGCCACAGGAGATG CAGAGACGCCTGAAGGCAAGG AGGCCAGCTCTGGTCCGTTAGCGGGCGTCCTCACTGCAATCATCGTGGCGGCAATAGGAGCTGTCGTTGGATACTTCACCTACCAGCAGAAGAAACTGTGCTTTAAAAGCAGACAAG AAGCAGATCCTGAAGCTGCGCGCAAGGCTGATCCAGCAGAGGCTCAGTCAGAGCCCCAGg tccTTAGCAACCTGTTAGACCAGCAGTGA
- the si:ch211-39i22.1 gene encoding skin secretory protein xP2 isoform X4 → MMSYLWILLLGSLLTASVHAQDYAAQMEATAAPEVPATVNAPNAGEPDADTEVGEKTEEVKPETEPNADPELEADKPNGDLGVEDSGAEVPADTGAEVPADTGAEVPADTGAEVPADTGAEVPADTGAEVPADTGAEVPADTGAEVPADTGAEVPADTGAEVPADTGAEVPVDTGVEVPVDTGVEVPADTGAEVPTDTGAEVPASTDTGAEVPADTGAEVPADTGAEVPADTGAEVPVDTGVEVPVDTGVEVPADTGAEVPADTGAEVPVDTGVEVPADTGAEVPASADTGAEVPADEDTDATKLQKESDRKEEADATGQDGAQAGTEIKADEDGVSAPDTSGSDIKEPVEPKNPGSEVIVPEIRTGVNAAVPADEGFNLEDALAAGVDDSSQAGKSSNLETGARAAGATGDAETPEGKEASSGPLAGVLTAIIVAAIGAVVGYFTYQQKKLCFKSRQEADPEAARKADPAEAQSEPQVLSNLLDQQ, encoded by the exons ATTATGCAGCACAAATGGAGGcgacagcagctccagaggttCCGGCCACGGTAAATGCTCCAAATGCTGGAGAACCAGATGCAGACACTGAAGTTGGAGAGAAAACCGAG GAAGTAAAACCGGAGACTGAACCCAACGCTGACCCTGAATTAGAAGCTGATAAACCAAATGGAGATTTGGGTGTAGAGGACTCAGGAGCAGAGGTTCCTGCAGACACTGGAGCCGAGGTTCCTGCAGACACTGGAGCCGAGGTTCCTGCAGACACTGGAGCCGaggttcctgcagacacaggagCAGAGGTTCCTGCAGACACTGGAGCCGaggttcctgcagacacaggagcagaggttcctgcagacactggtgcagaggttcctgcagacactggtgcagaggTTCCTGCAGATACAGGAGCAGAGGTTCCTGCAGATACAGGAGCAGAGGTTCCTGTAGACACTGGAGTAGAAGTTCCTGTAGACACTGGAGTAGAGGTTCCTGCAGATACAGGAGCAGAGGTTCCTACAGACACAggagcagaggttcctgctagCACCGATACAGGAGCAGAGGTTCCTGCAGATACAGGAGCAGAGGTTCCTGCAGATACAGGAGCAGAGGTTCCTGCAGATACAGGAGCAGAGGTTCCTGTAGACACTGGAGTAGAGGTTCCTGTAGACACTGGAGTAGAGGTtcctgcagacactggtgcagaggTTCCTGCAGATACAGGAGCAGAGGTTCCTGTAGACACTGGAGTAGAA gttcctgcagacacaggagcagaggttcctgctagcgcagacacaggagcagaggttcctgctgatGAAGACACAGATGCCACTAAATTACAAAAAGAATCag acaggaaagaggaagctGATGCAACAGGCCAGGACGGCGCACAAGCTGGGACGGAG ATCAAAGCCGACGAGGACGGCGTGTCAGCGCCGGATACTTCGGGATCAGACATTAAGGAGCCTGTGGAGCCAAAGAACCCTGGAAGCGAAGTGATCGTACCAGAGATCAGAACGGGGGTCAATGCAGCCGTCCCTGCAG ATGAAGGTTTCAACTTGGAAGATGCTTTAGCGGCTGGTGTGGACGACTCATCGCAGGCAGGAAAGAGCAGCAATCTGGAAACTGGAG CACGTGCTGCTGGCGCCACAGGAGATG CAGAGACGCCTGAAGGCAAGG AGGCCAGCTCTGGTCCGTTAGCGGGCGTCCTCACTGCAATCATCGTGGCGGCAATAGGAGCTGTCGTTGGATACTTCACCTACCAGCAGAAGAAACTGTGCTTTAAAAGCAGACAAG AAGCAGATCCTGAAGCTGCGCGCAAGGCTGATCCAGCAGAGGCTCAGTCAGAGCCCCAGg tccTTAGCAACCTGTTAGACCAGCAGTGA
- the si:ch211-39i22.1 gene encoding sialidase isoform X17 yields the protein MMSYLWILLLGSLLTASVHAQDYAAQMEATAAPEVPATVNAPNAGEPDADTEVGEKTEEVKPETEPNADPELEADKPNGDLGVEDSGAEVPADTGAEVPADTGAEVPADTGAEVPADTGAEVPADTGAEVPADTGAEVPADTGAEVPADTGAEVPADTGAEVPADTGAEVPVDTGVEVPVDTGVEVPADTGAEVPADTGAEVPADTGAEVPADTGAEVPADTGAEVPVDTGVEVPVDTGVEVPADTGAEVPADTGAEVPASADTGAEVPADEDTDATKLQKESDRKEEADATGQDGAQAGTEIKADEDGVSAPDTSGSDIKEPVEPKNPGSEVIVPEIRTGVNAAVPADEGFNLEDALAAGVDDSSQAGKSSNLETGARAAGATGDAETPEGKEASSGPLAGVLTAIIVAAIGAVVGYFTYQQKKLCFKSRQEADPEAARKADPAEAQSEPQVLSNLLDQQ from the exons ATTATGCAGCACAAATGGAGGcgacagcagctccagaggttCCGGCCACGGTAAATGCTCCAAATGCTGGAGAACCAGATGCAGACACTGAAGTTGGAGAGAAAACCGAG GAAGTAAAACCGGAGACTGAACCCAACGCTGACCCTGAATTAGAAGCTGATAAACCAAATGGAGATTTGGGTGTAGAGGACTCAGGAGCAGAGGTTCCTGCAGACACTGGAGCCGAGGTTCCTGCAGACACTGGAGCCGAGGTTCCTGCAGACACTGGAGCCGaggttcctgcagacacaggagCAGAGGTTCCTGCAGACACTGGAGCCGaggttcctgcagacacaggagcagaggttcctgcagacactggtgcagaggttcctgcagacactggtgcagaggTTCCTGCAGATACAGGAGCAGAGGTTCCTGCAGATACAGGAGCAGAGGTTCCTGTAGACACTGGAGTAGAAGTTCCTGTAGACACTGGAGTAGAGGTTCCTGCAGATACAGGAGCAGAG GTTCCTGCAGATACAGGAGCAGAGGTTCCTGCAGATACAGGAGCAGAGGTTCCTGCAGATACAGGAGCAGAG gTTCCTGCAGATACAGGAGCAGAGGTTCCTGTAGACACTGGAGTAGAAGTTCCTGTAGACACTGGAGTAGAGGTTCCTGCAGACACTGgcgcagaggttcctgcagacacaggagcagaggttcctgctagcgcagacacaggagcagaggttcctgctgatGAAGACACAGATGCCACTAAATTACAAAAAGAATCag acaggaaagaggaagctGATGCAACAGGCCAGGACGGCGCACAAGCTGGGACGGAG ATCAAAGCCGACGAGGACGGCGTGTCAGCGCCGGATACTTCGGGATCAGACATTAAGGAGCCTGTGGAGCCAAAGAACCCTGGAAGCGAAGTGATCGTACCAGAGATCAGAACGGGGGTCAATGCAGCCGTCCCTGCAG ATGAAGGTTTCAACTTGGAAGATGCTTTAGCGGCTGGTGTGGACGACTCATCGCAGGCAGGAAAGAGCAGCAATCTGGAAACTGGAG CACGTGCTGCTGGCGCCACAGGAGATG CAGAGACGCCTGAAGGCAAGG AGGCCAGCTCTGGTCCGTTAGCGGGCGTCCTCACTGCAATCATCGTGGCGGCAATAGGAGCTGTCGTTGGATACTTCACCTACCAGCAGAAGAAACTGTGCTTTAAAAGCAGACAAG AAGCAGATCCTGAAGCTGCGCGCAAGGCTGATCCAGCAGAGGCTCAGTCAGAGCCCCAGg tccTTAGCAACCTGTTAGACCAGCAGTGA
- the si:ch211-39i22.1 gene encoding skin secretory protein xP2 isoform X3, with the protein MMSYLWILLLGSLLTASVHAQDYAAQMEATAAPEVPATVNAPNAGEPDADTEVGEKTEEVKPETEPNADPELEADKPNGDLGVEDSGAEVPADTGAEVPADTGAEVPADTGAEVPADTGAEVPADTGAEVPADTGAEVPADTGAEVPADTGAEVPVDTGVEVPVDTGVEVPADTGAEVPTDTGAEVPASTDTGAEVPADTGAEVPADTGAEVPADTGAEVPVDTGVEVPVDTGVEVPADTGAEVPADTGAEVPVDTGVEVPVDTGVEVPADTGAEVPADTGAEVPASADTGAEVPADEDTDATKLQKESDRKEEADATGQDGAQAGTEIKADEDGVSAPDTSGSDIKEPVEPKNPGSEVIVPEIRTGVNAAVPADEGFNLEDALAAGVDDSSQAGKSSNLETGARAAGATGDAETPEGKEASSGPLAGVLTAIIVAAIGAVVGYFTYQQKKLCFKSRQEADPEAARKADPAEAQSEPQVLSNLLDQQ; encoded by the exons ATTATGCAGCACAAATGGAGGcgacagcagctccagaggttCCGGCCACGGTAAATGCTCCAAATGCTGGAGAACCAGATGCAGACACTGAAGTTGGAGAGAAAACCGAG GAAGTAAAACCGGAGACTGAACCCAACGCTGACCCTGAATTAGAAGCTGATAAACCAAATGGAGATTTGGGTGTAGAGGACTCAGGAGCAGAG GTTCCTGCAGACACTGGAGCCGaggttcctgcagacacaggagCAGAGGTTCCTGCAGACACTGGAGCCGaggttcctgcagacacaggagcagaggttcctgcagacactggtgcagaggttcctgcagacactggtgcagaggTTCCTGCAGATACAGGAGCAGAGGTTCCTGCAGATACAGGAGCAGAGGTTCCTGTAGACACTGGAGTAGAAGTTCCTGTAGACACTGGAGTAGAGGTTCCTGCAGATACAGGAGCAGAGGTTCCTACAGACACAggagcagaggttcctgctagCACCGATACAGGAGCAGAGGTTCCTGCAGATACAGGAGCAGAGGTTCCTGCAGATACAGGAGCAGAGGTTCCTGCAGATACAGGAGCAGAGGTTCCTGTAGACACTGGAGTAGAGGTTCCTGTAGACACTGGAGTAGAGGTtcctgcagacactggtgcagaggTTCCTGCAGATACAGGAGCAGAGGTTCCTGTAGACACTGGAGTAGAAGTTCCTGTAGACACTGGAGTAGAGGTTCCTGCAGACACTGgcgcagaggttcctgcagacacaggagcagaggttcctgctagcgcagacacaggagcagaggttcctgctgatGAAGACACAGATGCCACTAAATTACAAAAAGAATCag acaggaaagaggaagctGATGCAACAGGCCAGGACGGCGCACAAGCTGGGACGGAG ATCAAAGCCGACGAGGACGGCGTGTCAGCGCCGGATACTTCGGGATCAGACATTAAGGAGCCTGTGGAGCCAAAGAACCCTGGAAGCGAAGTGATCGTACCAGAGATCAGAACGGGGGTCAATGCAGCCGTCCCTGCAG ATGAAGGTTTCAACTTGGAAGATGCTTTAGCGGCTGGTGTGGACGACTCATCGCAGGCAGGAAAGAGCAGCAATCTGGAAACTGGAG CACGTGCTGCTGGCGCCACAGGAGATG CAGAGACGCCTGAAGGCAAGG AGGCCAGCTCTGGTCCGTTAGCGGGCGTCCTCACTGCAATCATCGTGGCGGCAATAGGAGCTGTCGTTGGATACTTCACCTACCAGCAGAAGAAACTGTGCTTTAAAAGCAGACAAG AAGCAGATCCTGAAGCTGCGCGCAAGGCTGATCCAGCAGAGGCTCAGTCAGAGCCCCAGg tccTTAGCAACCTGTTAGACCAGCAGTGA